From Polynucleobacter sp. MWH-Braz-FAM2G, a single genomic window includes:
- a CDS encoding ABC transporter substrate-binding protein, whose product MISTLRRSVMLAAIPMAVAIATVGYSLPAQAQQQKTLKFIAQADLKILDPITTTAYITRNHGYMVYDTLFAMDSKFEIKPQMVDKYTISPDKKTYTFTLRDGLMFHDGAPVRSADVIASIERWSKRDGLGQKLAESTESWTATNDKTFVLKLKKPFAFVLDALGKPSSNVPFIMPERIAKTDAFTNITDPTGSGPFKMVKDEWVPGSKVIYVKNQNYVPRKEAPSWASGGKVVKVDRVEWLYIPDSATAANALSNGEADWWEQMPPDLIPVLAKNSSVKVDNIDPLGSMGLIRFNFLYPPFNNEKMRRAVAMVVNQQDYVLGIAGSPQNGKPCASFFTCGTPLASNVGSTLLTGKRDFEAAKALIKESGYKGEKIVIISAADQPIVQSQSLLTTELLRKLGLNVELQAGDWGSLITRRTSKEPVDKGGWSIFHTWLVGPDLLNPGVNFAIRGNGEKAWFGWPSDPKLESLREAYFEAPNAAGAKKASDAVQARAFEFLPYIPTAQFILPTAYRTNLSGIIVAPMAFLWNVEKK is encoded by the coding sequence ATGATAAGTACATTAAGACGTTCAGTAATGTTGGCAGCCATTCCTATGGCAGTAGCAATTGCCACTGTTGGATATTCCTTGCCAGCTCAAGCGCAACAACAAAAAACCTTGAAGTTTATTGCGCAGGCGGATCTAAAAATTCTAGATCCAATTACTACTACAGCCTATATCACTCGCAATCATGGTTACATGGTTTACGACACATTGTTTGCGATGGATAGCAAGTTTGAAATCAAGCCTCAAATGGTGGACAAATACACCATTAGTCCTGACAAGAAAACTTATACATTTACTTTGCGTGATGGACTTATGTTCCATGATGGCGCACCAGTTCGTTCTGCTGACGTCATTGCCTCAATTGAGCGCTGGTCTAAGCGCGATGGACTTGGTCAAAAATTAGCCGAATCTACAGAGTCATGGACCGCCACAAATGACAAAACCTTTGTCCTAAAACTCAAAAAACCTTTTGCTTTTGTCTTGGATGCATTGGGTAAGCCTTCATCCAATGTGCCATTCATCATGCCTGAGCGTATCGCTAAGACTGATGCATTTACTAACATCACAGATCCAACTGGTTCAGGCCCATTCAAGATGGTGAAAGATGAGTGGGTACCTGGAAGCAAAGTCATCTATGTCAAGAATCAAAATTATGTTCCACGTAAAGAAGCTCCATCATGGGCTTCTGGTGGAAAGGTTGTAAAAGTAGATCGTGTGGAGTGGCTCTATATTCCAGATTCTGCTACTGCAGCCAATGCGTTGAGCAATGGCGAGGCAGATTGGTGGGAGCAAATGCCTCCAGATCTGATTCCAGTGTTGGCAAAAAATAGTAGCGTTAAGGTAGACAACATTGATCCCTTAGGGTCCATGGGTCTCATCCGCTTTAACTTTCTCTATCCACCGTTTAACAACGAGAAGATGCGTCGTGCTGTGGCGATGGTGGTAAATCAACAGGACTATGTTTTAGGAATCGCTGGTAGCCCGCAAAATGGTAAGCCATGCGCTTCTTTCTTCACTTGTGGCACTCCGTTGGCTAGCAATGTGGGATCAACTTTGTTGACAGGCAAGCGTGACTTTGAAGCTGCCAAAGCTTTAATTAAAGAGTCTGGTTACAAGGGCGAAAAGATTGTCATTATTTCCGCAGCTGATCAACCAATCGTCCAATCACAATCTTTGTTAACAACAGAGCTCTTGCGTAAACTGGGCCTGAACGTAGAGTTGCAAGCCGGAGACTGGGGTAGCTTGATTACCCGTCGCACTTCGAAGGAGCCAGTAGATAAGGGCGGTTGGTCAATTTTCCATACCTGGCTAGTTGGTCCTGATTTGCTGAATCCAGGCGTGAATTTCGCTATTCGTGGTAACGGTGAAAAAGCATGGTTTGGATGGCCATCTGATCCAAAATTGGAATCTTTGCGTGAAGCTTATTTCGAGGCTCCAAATGCTGCTGGTGCTAAGAAAGCTTCAGATGCCGTTCAAGCACGTGCATTTGAGTTCTTGCCTTATATTCCAACAGCTCAGTTTATTTTGCCAACCGCATACCGCACCAATCTCTCTGGGATTATCGTGGCGCCAATGGCATTCCTTTGGAACGTGGAGAAAAAATAA
- a CDS encoding FAD-binding oxidoreductase, giving the protein MASMEYDPLYDPLHSLNPGAGRDYAPTYWVASAGAPPTTDGPVTQNMDVDVVVIGSGSTGVSTALYLAQEHGIQAVILEANQTAWGCSSRSGGQGQNASGRLSRSQWIKRWGLETAKKLDREIYTGFENFRELTQGIDCDATNGGHLYVAHRPEKMLYLKNEAKVRKEIFGYNPTLLCAEELREQYCDDRDAAGALLEHEGVGVHPLKLTFGLLKKAQGLGVKIHTSSPVTSWETINGVHHIQTPGGVVRAKRIAICTGGYGMQGLRPIKNRIIPILSNSVVTRPLTDEEIKACNFRSHTFLTDTRTLRFYYRLLKDNRLQLGSRSSISGADANNPVHLKLLTDAIARKFPPLAGIEIDYSWWGWVDVSHDMMPRITQPNPKEKVWYALGYGGNGVSFSTWAGRRLAELIAEENPNPEVFNLPIYNSSLEFPNLFGKIRSEAFVPFRRLGQSVLYKWYWFKDEK; this is encoded by the coding sequence ATGGCGTCAATGGAATACGATCCTCTTTATGATCCCCTGCACTCCCTAAATCCCGGAGCTGGAAGAGACTACGCACCGACTTACTGGGTTGCAAGCGCTGGAGCACCTCCAACAACCGATGGACCAGTTACGCAAAATATGGATGTAGATGTCGTTGTTATTGGATCAGGATCAACAGGGGTTTCAACTGCACTGTATTTAGCTCAAGAGCATGGAATTCAAGCGGTGATTTTGGAAGCCAATCAAACTGCTTGGGGTTGCTCAAGCAGAAGCGGAGGGCAAGGACAAAATGCTAGTGGGCGTTTGTCACGCTCCCAATGGATTAAGCGCTGGGGACTTGAAACTGCAAAAAAACTAGATCGTGAGATTTATACCGGATTTGAAAATTTCAGAGAGCTTACTCAAGGTATAGATTGCGATGCCACTAATGGAGGGCATTTATACGTTGCCCATCGTCCTGAGAAGATGCTTTATTTAAAAAATGAAGCAAAGGTACGCAAAGAAATTTTTGGGTACAACCCCACTTTACTGTGTGCAGAAGAATTAAGAGAACAATACTGCGATGATCGAGATGCAGCAGGAGCACTATTAGAGCATGAAGGCGTTGGGGTTCATCCCCTTAAATTAACATTTGGTTTGCTGAAAAAGGCTCAGGGTCTCGGCGTCAAAATCCACACTAGTAGTCCAGTAACATCTTGGGAAACAATTAACGGTGTGCATCATATTCAAACTCCAGGTGGAGTCGTGCGCGCCAAACGAATTGCTATCTGTACAGGTGGCTATGGAATGCAAGGTTTGAGACCTATCAAAAATCGCATCATTCCAATACTGTCCAACTCTGTCGTAACAAGACCATTAACAGATGAGGAAATAAAAGCCTGTAACTTTCGCTCACACACTTTCTTAACTGACACCCGAACACTACGTTTCTATTACCGCCTCTTAAAAGATAATCGCCTGCAATTAGGTAGTCGGAGCTCCATCAGCGGAGCAGATGCAAATAATCCAGTACATCTCAAATTATTGACTGATGCGATTGCCCGAAAATTTCCACCATTAGCAGGAATTGAGATTGATTACTCATGGTGGGGGTGGGTGGATGTCAGTCACGATATGATGCCGCGCATCACTCAACCAAACCCCAAAGAAAAAGTTTGGTACGCATTAGGCTACGGAGGAAATGGTGTTTCTTTCTCGACTTGGGCAGGCAGGCGACTCGCCGAACTAATTGCAGAAGAAAATCCCAATCCCGAAGTATTTAATCTTCCCATTTACAACTCATCTTTAGAGTTTCCCAATTTATTTGGCAAGATCCGCTCAGAGGCATTCGTACCTTTCAGACGATTGGGGCAAAGTGTCCTTTATAAGTGGTACTGGTTTAAAGATGAAAAATAA
- a CDS encoding nuclear transport factor 2 family protein, with protein sequence MQNTENFMTPEKLAEFSAAWNQHDIDSLMSFMSDDCVFQTAAGPDSCGARYEGLTAVRAAFESAWINTPDAQWINDRHFVHENFGVSEWTFIGTAADGSRIETDGVDIFTFKDGKIQLKNAFRKNRPNLPATK encoded by the coding sequence ATGCAAAATACAGAAAATTTCATGACTCCTGAAAAGCTTGCCGAATTCAGTGCCGCATGGAATCAGCATGACATCGACTCACTCATGAGCTTTATGAGCGATGACTGCGTATTTCAAACAGCGGCTGGCCCAGACTCTTGTGGCGCACGTTATGAGGGATTAACAGCGGTTAGAGCAGCTTTTGAAAGTGCTTGGATCAATACGCCAGATGCTCAATGGATCAATGATCGTCATTTTGTTCATGAAAATTTTGGCGTGTCTGAGTGGACATTTATTGGAACGGCAGCCGATGGTAGTCGCATTGAAACTGATGGAGTGGATATTTTTACTTTCAAAGATGGCAAGATTCAATTAAAAAATGCTTTTCGCAAAAACCGCCCTAACTTACCCGCAACAAAGTAA
- a CDS encoding LysE family translocator produces the protein MVSIFNTQELIALIIFCAAMSFSPGPNTMLTTAIAANEGFRRAIPFTLSVPFGWLLIMLACGLGLGALVTEIPSLRLAIKLMGCAYLIWLAFKLCQNKKLQEIYSAPLNMTFFKGIALQFLNIKVWLLAISVTGSWILYSGGQPSSNPSSRLVFACAIVMFFAFTSNLTYAIAGSLFREWLGTGRRLQIFNYLLAFLLIATALWTLSI, from the coding sequence ATGGTCTCTATTTTTAATACCCAAGAGCTGATTGCACTGATCATCTTTTGCGCAGCAATGAGCTTCTCACCTGGCCCCAATACCATGTTGACAACAGCTATCGCCGCAAATGAGGGATTTCGTCGCGCTATTCCTTTTACCTTATCAGTACCTTTTGGCTGGCTACTCATCATGCTGGCATGTGGATTGGGCTTAGGCGCATTGGTTACCGAAATACCTAGCTTAAGGCTTGCCATTAAATTAATGGGCTGCGCTTATTTGATTTGGCTCGCATTTAAACTTTGCCAAAACAAAAAACTGCAAGAAATTTATTCAGCACCACTTAATATGACCTTCTTCAAAGGCATAGCTTTACAGTTTTTAAACATTAAGGTGTGGTTATTGGCAATTTCAGTAACTGGCTCTTGGATTCTGTACTCTGGTGGTCAACCTAGCTCCAATCCAAGCTCAAGACTGGTATTTGCTTGCGCAATAGTGATGTTCTTTGCCTTTACGAGCAATCTGACTTATGCAATCGCAGGTTCCCTTTTCAGAGAATGGCTAGGAACGGGTCGACGCCTACAGATCTTTAACTACCTACTGGCTTTTTTATTAATAGCCACCGCTTTATGGACTTTAAGTATTTAA
- a CDS encoding ABC transporter ATP-binding protein has product MSQSTGKSILEVKDLRTYFYTRDGVVRSVDGVSFSISEGETLAIVGESGCGKSVTSLSLLRLIPSPPGKIVSGSILFHGKDLLSLSDAEMRDIRGDKISMIFQEPMTSLNPVLTIGRQISEVLELHRHCTKDEARIRILELLRLVNIPEPERRIDEYPHQLSGGMRQRIMIAMALACDPEILIADEPTTALDVTIQAQILNLMRELRDRTRAAIILITHDLGVVAEMAQRVVVMYAGRKVEEASVFDLFANPLHPYTLGLLNSMPRLDEEGSKRLVEIPGMVPSMKTEIQGCAFAPRCSAATERCSLESPVLKNYGNDHWAACWNPVSAVEAKHE; this is encoded by the coding sequence ATGAGTCAGAGCACTGGAAAATCAATTCTAGAAGTAAAAGATCTGCGCACTTATTTTTATACGCGTGATGGTGTAGTACGTTCAGTAGATGGTGTCTCATTCTCGATTTCCGAGGGTGAAACATTGGCAATTGTTGGAGAATCGGGGTGCGGTAAGAGTGTTACTTCATTATCTTTGTTGCGACTCATTCCATCGCCTCCGGGAAAAATTGTTTCGGGTTCGATTCTTTTCCACGGCAAAGATCTGCTGTCACTTTCAGATGCAGAAATGCGCGATATACGTGGCGATAAGATTTCAATGATCTTTCAAGAGCCTATGACTTCCCTTAATCCGGTGCTGACTATAGGCAGGCAAATTAGTGAAGTTCTTGAGCTACATCGCCATTGCACTAAAGATGAGGCTCGCATTCGAATATTGGAACTATTAAGGTTAGTGAATATTCCCGAGCCAGAGAGACGTATCGATGAGTATCCCCATCAGCTTTCTGGTGGCATGCGTCAACGCATCATGATTGCCATGGCGCTAGCCTGTGATCCCGAGATATTGATTGCGGATGAGCCGACTACTGCTTTGGATGTTACTATTCAGGCGCAGATTTTGAACCTCATGCGTGAGTTGCGAGATCGTACACGTGCAGCGATCATCTTAATTACCCATGACCTAGGTGTTGTGGCTGAAATGGCCCAACGTGTAGTGGTGATGTATGCGGGACGCAAGGTGGAAGAAGCAAGCGTATTTGATTTATTCGCAAATCCATTGCATCCCTATACATTGGGACTCTTGAATTCGATGCCGCGTTTGGATGAAGAGGGCTCTAAGCGTTTGGTAGAAATTCCTGGCATGGTTCCTTCGATGAAGACTGAGATACAGGGATGCGCTTTTGCGCCACGCTGTTCGGCAGCGACAGAACGCTGCTCTCTAGAGTCTCCAGTTCTAAAAAATTATGGCAATGATCACTGGGCAGCGTGCTGGAATCCAGTCTCAGCAGTAGAGGCCAAACATGAGTAA
- a CDS encoding ABC transporter permease — translation MTAKTTMNVADQLGCSSRVQFFLRTQLPALSKRYPFAVIGAGILLLMGFIAIFAPFLWTVDPQAVAPLDRLKPPSWDHWFGTDALGRDVYSRVMYGARVSLTVGIAVAILSTVIGLSIGLITGFVRWLDAIVMRIMDGLMSIPSILLAIALMALTKASIENVIIAITLAEVPRVVRLVRSLVLGLREQPYVEAAAASGTPLLKTLVRHILPNIAAPLLVQATYICASAMITEAILSFIGAGTPPNIPSWGNIMAESRSLFQIAGYLILFPSIFLSATVLAVNYLGDGLRDALDPRLSRRM, via the coding sequence ATGACTGCTAAAACCACTATGAATGTTGCCGATCAGCTTGGATGTTCTTCGAGGGTGCAGTTTTTTTTGAGAACGCAATTACCGGCATTATCTAAGCGTTATCCATTTGCAGTAATAGGTGCAGGCATTCTTCTTTTAATGGGATTTATCGCAATCTTTGCTCCTTTCCTATGGACTGTTGACCCTCAGGCAGTGGCGCCATTAGATCGCCTCAAGCCACCCAGTTGGGATCATTGGTTTGGCACCGACGCCTTGGGTAGGGATGTTTATAGCCGTGTCATGTATGGTGCACGAGTGTCTCTAACCGTCGGAATTGCTGTAGCGATATTAAGTACAGTCATTGGTCTATCTATCGGGCTGATTACCGGGTTTGTGCGCTGGTTAGATGCCATTGTGATGCGCATTATGGATGGATTAATGTCGATTCCCTCAATATTGCTTGCTATTGCCTTGATGGCCTTGACCAAAGCGAGCATTGAAAACGTCATCATCGCAATTACTTTGGCAGAGGTTCCGCGAGTGGTCCGTCTAGTGCGAAGTCTTGTATTGGGATTGCGCGAACAACCATACGTAGAAGCTGCAGCTGCATCTGGTACTCCGTTGCTAAAAACTTTAGTGCGTCATATCTTGCCGAATATTGCCGCACCTTTGCTAGTGCAGGCAACGTATATTTGCGCCTCAGCAATGATTACCGAAGCTATTCTTTCGTTTATTGGGGCTGGAACACCACCTAATATTCCAAGCTGGGGAAATATCATGGCTGAGTCTAGGAGCTTGTTCCAGATTGCTGGTTACCTCATTTTGTTCCCATCGATTTTTCTATCGGCTACTGTGCTGGCAGTCAATTATTTGGGCGATGGTTTGCGTGATGCATTAGATCCTCGACTTTCTAGGAGGATGTAA
- a CDS encoding M81 family metallopeptidase: MTDKKIGGKWVIARFQHETNTFSPIATTLESFNPLWGAAAYQDQENARTAMGAFIDIAKEENVEIVTPVCAFSNPSGTVCAKAYQRICDSIVSAVEQGCDAILLDLHGAMVSEIAVDGEGDLLRRIKSIAPNTPIAVALDLHGNVTPAMIANSDVMVSFKTYPHIDMYETGLHAGNLLRDCLKGKTKPLLVYRQIPLLSHTLRSNTNEGAMKAVVEAAIAMESKPGILGISIMAGFSLADFKDAGMSVIVVADKSNPSFIAAANEVADKLQAMILGRADGFIYASTPLELSLKNAAEMANTPEPGPILLLDHSDNVMSGGSCDTTDILEAALNYGLKNMAAGPIADPSTVQQLVAIGIDQEVTIELGNKSGWTYRGVSKPPLKLTGSVKAISDGKIKVTGPIFNGSILNMGPSVLFKTQEAEIVISSERVEPYDIAVMTDLGIDLTSKSYVLLKSRMYCRPVFFPLSKGFVECDSDQGGPTSSNYDWFDIKHIRRPIFPLDVMTTP; the protein is encoded by the coding sequence ATGACTGATAAAAAAATTGGTGGCAAATGGGTTATTGCGCGCTTTCAGCATGAGACCAATACCTTCTCACCTATTGCCACAACACTAGAATCTTTCAACCCCCTCTGGGGCGCAGCCGCCTATCAAGATCAAGAAAACGCCAGAACGGCAATGGGTGCATTTATTGATATCGCCAAAGAAGAAAACGTAGAGATTGTTACCCCCGTTTGCGCATTCTCCAATCCAAGCGGTACGGTCTGCGCTAAAGCTTATCAACGTATTTGCGATAGCATCGTCTCGGCGGTTGAGCAAGGGTGCGATGCCATCCTCTTAGATCTTCATGGGGCCATGGTCTCCGAAATCGCTGTAGATGGTGAAGGCGATTTACTGCGACGAATTAAATCGATTGCTCCCAATACTCCAATTGCAGTAGCGCTTGATTTACATGGAAACGTTACTCCAGCCATGATTGCAAATAGTGATGTTATGGTGAGTTTTAAAACATATCCACATATTGATATGTATGAAACTGGTTTGCATGCAGGCAATTTATTGCGGGATTGCCTCAAAGGAAAAACCAAGCCACTTTTAGTCTATCGACAGATTCCCCTCCTTTCTCATACCCTGAGAAGCAATACTAACGAAGGGGCAATGAAAGCAGTGGTTGAAGCAGCCATTGCAATGGAATCTAAACCAGGCATCTTAGGCATCTCAATCATGGCTGGCTTTAGTTTGGCGGATTTTAAGGATGCTGGCATGTCTGTCATCGTCGTTGCCGATAAAAGTAACCCTTCTTTTATTGCCGCAGCAAATGAAGTGGCCGACAAACTACAAGCAATGATTTTGGGTCGCGCAGATGGATTCATTTATGCAAGCACGCCACTAGAGCTCTCTTTAAAAAATGCTGCAGAGATGGCCAATACACCTGAACCTGGGCCGATATTACTGCTTGACCATAGCGATAATGTGATGTCTGGTGGCTCTTGCGATACAACTGACATACTCGAGGCAGCATTAAATTATGGCTTGAAGAACATGGCCGCAGGCCCTATAGCTGACCCATCAACAGTACAGCAACTGGTCGCCATCGGAATTGATCAAGAGGTAACAATTGAACTAGGAAATAAATCTGGCTGGACTTATCGAGGAGTAAGCAAGCCGCCTCTCAAATTGACAGGCTCTGTAAAAGCAATCAGCGACGGCAAGATTAAAGTAACTGGTCCTATCTTTAATGGGTCAATATTAAATATGGGTCCGAGCGTACTATTTAAAACGCAAGAGGCTGAGATTGTGATCAGCTCTGAAAGAGTCGAGCCATATGATATTGCGGTAATGACAGATTTAGGCATAGATTTAACCAGTAAATCCTATGTGTTACTTAAGTCTCGCATGTACTGTCGACCTGTGTTCTTTCCGCTGAGCAAGGGCTTTGTTGAATGCGACTCTGATCAGGGCGGCCCCACTAGCTCAAACTATGACTGGTTTGATATTAAGCATATTAGGCGCCCCATATTCCCTTTGGATGTCATGACTACACCATAA
- a CDS encoding ABC transporter permease: protein MLSYIVRRLGATVVVMAVVAFVVFSLLYLTPGDPAAVIAGDVASTEDIARIRQSLGLDQPFMVRFGNWVWALMQGDLGTSIFSNLPVSKLIGQRVEPTLSLTICTLIVAILTSVPLGAIAAARAESKLDHAIMGFSVLGFSIPVFVLAYLLILLFSLQLHLLPVQGYRPIGEGFWPWLQHLILPSIALGTVYAALIARITRASVLDVLSQDYIRTAQAKGLKERDIMIHHALKNAAVPIITIIGIGIGLLISGAVVTETVFAIPGIGRLTVDAILRRDYPIIQGVILIFSATYVIINLLIDLSYVFFDPRIRY, encoded by the coding sequence TTGCTTTCATACATAGTAAGGCGCTTGGGCGCAACGGTGGTCGTTATGGCCGTCGTTGCGTTCGTTGTTTTCTCTCTGCTTTATCTCACCCCTGGCGATCCTGCCGCAGTAATTGCTGGCGATGTGGCCAGCACTGAAGATATTGCGCGGATTCGCCAATCGCTCGGTCTAGATCAACCTTTTATGGTTCGCTTTGGAAATTGGGTCTGGGCATTAATGCAGGGTGACTTGGGTACATCTATCTTTAGCAATCTTCCCGTATCTAAGTTGATTGGACAACGGGTTGAGCCTACTTTATCCCTAACGATTTGTACGCTAATTGTTGCTATTCTGACGTCGGTTCCATTGGGTGCGATTGCAGCGGCACGTGCCGAAAGTAAATTGGACCACGCGATCATGGGCTTTTCTGTGCTTGGATTTTCAATCCCAGTATTCGTCCTAGCCTACCTATTAATTTTGCTTTTTTCATTGCAATTACATCTTTTGCCAGTGCAGGGTTATCGCCCGATTGGAGAGGGCTTCTGGCCATGGTTGCAACATTTAATACTGCCGAGCATTGCTTTGGGTACCGTTTACGCCGCTCTCATTGCGCGTATCACGCGTGCAAGTGTTTTGGATGTGTTATCTCAAGATTACATTCGAACTGCTCAGGCTAAAGGGTTAAAAGAACGCGACATTATGATTCACCACGCTCTTAAAAATGCCGCTGTTCCAATTATTACCATTATCGGTATTGGTATTGGATTGTTAATCTCAGGCGCAGTAGTAACTGAAACTGTTTTTGCTATCCCCGGTATTGGGCGGCTTACCGTTGATGCCATATTGCGTCGCGATTACCCAATTATTCAGGGCGTTATTTTGATTTTCTCTGCAACCTACGTGATTATTAATTTGTTGATTGACTTGTCGTATGTCTTCTTCGATCCACGGATTCGGTACTAA
- a CDS encoding ABC transporter ATP-binding protein yields MSKNKKVLLELKNLCKHYPIRKGILGKVTANVYAVDGVSFSIYEGETLGLVGESGCGKSTVGRTILRLMDPTAGEIIWDGQRIDQLSRAEMRPFRKEIQAVFQDPYSSLNPRMRAADIVSEPLRNFENLTQAEGRERVKELFALVGLRPDQMLRYPHEFSGGQRQRLGIARALSVRPKLIMCDEPVSALDVSVQAQVINLLGDLQKEIGVSYLFIAHDLAVVKHISHRIAVMYLGRIVELAETAELFNRPSHPYTEALLSAVPIPDPTKQRKQIVLGGDVPSPINRPNGCHFHTRCIYAQERCKVEEPRLEEVLPGHFVACHFKLNT; encoded by the coding sequence ATGAGTAAGAATAAAAAAGTGCTCTTAGAGCTGAAAAACTTATGTAAGCACTATCCCATCCGCAAGGGTATATTGGGTAAGGTAACCGCTAATGTTTATGCAGTTGATGGGGTTAGTTTTTCCATCTATGAAGGTGAGACATTGGGTTTGGTGGGGGAGAGTGGTTGCGGAAAATCGACCGTTGGCCGAACCATTCTGCGTTTAATGGATCCGACTGCTGGTGAAATCATTTGGGATGGGCAGCGTATAGATCAGCTTTCTCGTGCTGAAATGCGACCGTTTCGTAAAGAGATACAAGCAGTCTTTCAGGATCCATACTCCTCGCTCAATCCGCGCATGCGAGCTGCCGATATTGTTTCAGAACCTCTCAGAAATTTTGAGAACCTGACGCAGGCCGAAGGTCGTGAACGTGTAAAAGAATTATTTGCATTGGTGGGGTTACGCCCTGATCAGATGTTGCGTTACCCCCATGAGTTTTCTGGTGGACAGCGGCAGCGCTTGGGTATTGCTAGAGCCTTATCGGTTAGACCTAAGTTGATTATGTGTGATGAGCCTGTTTCAGCATTAGATGTGTCTGTTCAAGCGCAGGTCATTAACTTATTGGGCGATCTCCAAAAGGAAATTGGCGTTTCTTACTTATTTATTGCTCACGATCTGGCAGTGGTTAAGCACATCAGCCACAGAATCGCAGTAATGTATTTAGGTCGAATTGTAGAGTTGGCCGAAACTGCAGAGCTATTTAATCGCCCATCTCATCCTTACACCGAGGCCCTGCTATCTGCAGTGCCTATTCCAGATCCTACCAAGCAGCGCAAACAGATTGTTTTGGGCGGTGATGTTCCAAGTCCTATCAATCGGCCTAATGGCTGTCATTTTCATACGCGTTGTATCTATGCTCAAGAGCGCTGCAAAGTTGAGGAGCCTCGTTTAGAGGAGGTTTTGCCTGGTCATTTTGTGGCGTGCCACTTTAAGTTAAATACTTAA
- a CDS encoding amidase, which produces MKPYYVWPSLQEIVAEVKKGKRSARSQVECALELAKNEMLDSAVSPTFISLHPHEALAMADLLDAKISRGEECGDLCGIPFAVKDNIDWRDLNTSAGSPKAYSERAKKSASVLQGLIDRGAIPIGKTNMNEWAVGLTGENAHFGNVQNPHLSGCLSGGSSSGSARAVAMGIVPVALGSDTGGSIRMPAAWCGIVGLRPSSESFDLDGVVPRSRTLDVVGPIARTVEDCEYFLGTSFLPKSIRDIQSDGLRPIQIGWDPRLLEGVGDEVAGAFKCFMQEVQKQPNISFVEQSWPDFPKATSCALTVLQMEFLRDFKKMCGEVELFADRLGKPVINELRHSSSLGSNELQKAYIELEAFREAMSQVIGSVDILALPLTPCGPVEEAGLPDAAKPLRELSLPMGAAGLPILGMPLIFDKAHYDLSPASLAGVQLVGKKYQEHNLIYMVKTYLAAPN; this is translated from the coding sequence ATGAAGCCCTATTACGTATGGCCTTCATTGCAAGAGATTGTTGCTGAGGTAAAGAAAGGTAAGCGTTCAGCGCGTAGCCAAGTGGAATGTGCCTTGGAGTTGGCAAAGAATGAAATGCTAGATTCTGCTGTCTCGCCGACATTCATTAGTCTTCATCCTCACGAAGCTCTGGCGATGGCAGATCTGCTGGATGCCAAAATAAGCCGAGGGGAAGAGTGTGGTGATCTGTGTGGAATTCCTTTTGCGGTAAAAGACAATATTGACTGGCGTGATTTAAATACAAGCGCTGGTAGCCCCAAAGCCTATTCGGAGAGGGCTAAAAAATCAGCTTCGGTATTGCAGGGTCTCATTGATCGGGGTGCGATACCGATTGGTAAAACGAATATGAACGAATGGGCCGTTGGTTTGACTGGCGAAAATGCGCATTTTGGAAATGTTCAGAATCCCCATCTATCTGGTTGTTTATCTGGCGGTTCTTCCAGTGGAAGTGCAAGAGCGGTGGCTATGGGCATTGTTCCTGTGGCTTTGGGGTCGGATACCGGTGGATCCATCCGCATGCCCGCCGCTTGGTGCGGAATAGTAGGCCTACGTCCCTCAAGTGAATCATTTGATCTAGATGGTGTTGTTCCTCGCTCACGCACTTTAGATGTAGTTGGCCCAATTGCTCGAACGGTAGAGGATTGCGAGTATTTTTTAGGCACATCTTTTCTGCCCAAATCCATTCGAGATATCCAGAGCGATGGTCTTCGCCCAATCCAAATCGGCTGGGATCCTCGCTTGCTTGAGGGTGTGGGTGATGAGGTGGCAGGGGCGTTTAAGTGTTTTATGCAGGAAGTGCAAAAACAACCGAACATCTCTTTTGTAGAGCAATCTTGGCCAGATTTTCCAAAGGCGACGAGCTGCGCCTTAACGGTTTTGCAGATGGAGTTTTTGCGGGACTTTAAAAAAATGTGTGGCGAGGTTGAGTTATTTGCCGATCGATTAGGAAAGCCAGTAATCAATGAGCTTCGCCATTCAAGCTCGCTTGGTTCGAACGAGCTCCAGAAAGCCTACATTGAGCTGGAAGCCTTTCGGGAGGCTATGAGTCAAGTTATTGGTTCTGTGGACATACTTGCTTTACCCTTGACTCCCTGCGGGCCGGTAGAGGAGGCTGGTTTGCCAGATGCTGCAAAACCACTGAGGGAGTTGAGTCTGCCAATGGGGGCGGCTGGTCTGCCAATATTAGGGATGCCCCTAATATTTGATAAAGCGCATTACGACTTGTCGCCTGCAAGTTTGGCGGGTGTGCAGTTAGTGGGTAAAAAATATCAAGAACACAATCTTATATATATGGTAAAAACTTACTTAGCTGCACCAAATTAA